The stretch of DNA GCGAACACCGCCTGGGTCTCGCCGTCGGCGTAGCCGTACTGGTCGATCTCGTCACCGGTGGCCGCGTTGAACAGGGTGAACGCGACGCGCGCCTGGCCGCCCGCCTCGAGCGTGTCGCCGTCGCCCTCGATGACGACGGTGCGCTCGGTCTCGTCGCCCTCGAGCCCGGCGTCGAACTCGACCTCGGGTGCGGCGCCGAAGTCGCCGGTGACGCTGATCGCCTCGGACGCGTCGCCCGACGGGGTGGCGCAGACGTCGACGGAGGCCGCGTCGGAGGACGCCGCGGGCTCGGGCGCGTCGCCCGAGCAGCCGGCGAGAGCGGCCACGAGACCGACCGCGGGGAGGAGGGCGAGCAAAGCACGAGTGCGCACGAGGGGACTTTCCGGTGAACGAACAAAAACTCGCTCACCATACGTCACGTACCTAGCTGTATCGTTAGGCGCAGCAGTTGTGTTGAGGGTAGTGGGTCTGTGGGGCGCCGCCGTGAGGTGATCGTTTCTTGGAACGCGAAGTCAGCGTGACACCGCCCCGCGGCCTTCGCGGTGCGAAACCCAAGAAATGAAAGAGAAAACGCTATGCCTACTGGCGTCGTGAAATGGTTCAACTCCGAAAAGGGCTTCGGCTTCATCGCTCCCGATGACCAGGGTCCCGACCTGTTCGCCCACTACTCGGCCATCGCTTCGAGCGGCTTCCGCACGCTCGAGGAGAACCAGCGCGTCGAGTTCGAGGTGACCCCGGGCAACAAGGGCCCGCAGGCCTCGAACATCCGCCCCCTCTGATCTGACGCAGAGCCGGTCTGATTCAGACCTCGCCGTCCGTCTCCGACGGATGACGCACAGGAGCCCACGTAGTCCTCGACGACTGCGTGGGCTCTTCACATTGCACCGGCACCGCGACGTGCCCCGCAGCGGCGCCGGTCCCGAGGTCGAGTCGCGGGATAGGGTGGGCGCAGGATGAGCCTCTCCCGTCGTACCTTCCTCGCCGGCGCCGCCACCGGGTTCACGACGCTGGTGCTCGCGGCGTGCACGCCGAGCAGGCCGACCCCGTCGCCGAGCACGACATCGCCCATCCTCCCGCCGAGCCCGGTGCCCGCTCCGCTCGCCGTCGTCCGCAGCGACTGGGCGGCGGACGAGTTCGCGCGCGGCTCGCACAGCTTCATCGCCGCGCACTCGTCGCCCGCCGACCGGGCGACGCTGCGCGAACCCCTGCAGGCGCGCCTCTACTTCGCGGGTGAGGCGACCTCCGACGAACTCCCCGCCTCGGTCGACGGCGCCGCGGCGTCGGGGATCCGGGCCGCCGCCGAAGTGCTCGCCGACGCCGCCGACGGGGAGAGGATCGCCGTCATCGGCGCCGGTGCGGCCGGCGCCGCCTCCGCCGCACGGCTGCGCGACTACGGCTTCCAGGTCACCGTCATCGAGGCCCGCGACCGCACCGGCGGCCGCATCGCCACGCGCGAGGACGAGGCGTGGCCGGTGCCGATCGAGCTCGGCGCGGGATGGGCGCCGGACAGCGGCTCCGCCGTGTCGCTGCGGCTCGCGAGCCTCGGCATCGGCACATCGGCGGTCGACGGCGACCCGCTGCTGCGTACCCCGGACGGCGTCGACGCCGGCGGCTCGAATGTCGGCGCGGATGCGATCGACTCGGCGGTCGGCTGGGCCGCCGGACGTCCCGACGACGGCACGCTCACCGAATCGCTCGAGGGCTCCGGTGCGGGCGACCTCGACGCCGGCGGCGAACCGCCCACGGCGCTCGAACGGCTGGACGCCGAGCTGCTCGAACAGGTCGGCATCGCCCGCGGTGCCGACGCCGACGCGATCTCGTCCTGGTACGGGTTCGCCGAACCCGCCGCCCCGCAGGCCGAACGGGTCACGGGCGGCTACGGACGCTACATCGACGACCAGTTGGAGGGCATCGACGTCTGGCTGTCGACCCCGGTCACCGCGGTGAGCTACGGCGACAACCGCGTCAGCATCCGGCTCGGCACGGGGGAATCGGTGAGCGTCGACCGCGTGGTGCTGACGGTGCCGCTCGGCGTGCTGAAGGGGCAGGGCATCACCTTCGAACCCGCTCTGCCGTTCGCGCGACGCGCCGCGATCGCCGACCTCGGCTTCGGTGCGACCGACACGGTCTGGGTCCACTTCGACGAGGCCTTCTGGGAGACCGACGCCGTCCGCTGGTCGCTGCTCGGCGGAGACGCGGCCATCACCGAATGGTTGAACCTCGAGCCGCTCACCGGTGAGGCGGTGCTCGTCGGCCTCGTCGACGAGGACCGGTCCGCCGCCCTCGCCGAACTCGACGAGACCGCGCTGGCCGCCGCCGTCAGTGCGAGTCTCGAGCCGTTCGCGCCGCTGCCCTGACCCGGCGACGCGAGCGGTGCGCCCGTCGGCGCAACCAGCCGGCTTTGAGCGCGGCACGCCGGTAGCCTCCGCCAGGGAGTTCACGCTGCCCGAGCGGCGCCACATGACTCGCGGCGATCAGGCACGACTCGACGAGCGCGAACAGCGCGAGGGCGGCGGCGCCGTAGACGATGAGCGTCAACGGGTAGCCGCTCTGCGCCGGGTCGAGGAAGAAGTACGGATACCAGCCGACGAACTCGCCGCGGATGATCGTCACGATGCCCCAGACGATCGGATAGCCGAGCGCCAGCGACAGCAGCCTCCAGCCGACCCGCTTGCGTCCCGGGGAGACGAGCCAGTCGACGAGCACGAAACCGGGCAGCACGAAGTGCAGGATCTGGTCGGACCACGGGACGTCGATGCGGTAACCGACCGACGGCGCCTGACTGACCAGCAGGGCGAAGACGATGCCGGCGACCAGCAGGAAGCAGGCGATCGCCGCCCGCGCCGCGGACAGCGTCGCCGATTCGTGGCGTCCCCTGAGGGCCGTGATGCCGGCGACCGCGGTGACGACGACCGCCGCCATGTTGCTCTGCACGGTGAGGTAGCCGAAGAAGTCGACCGAGACGAAGCTGCGGAAACTCAGCCCGTAGATGAAGCGGGCGATGAGGGCGACGACGCCGGTCGCCGCGGCGAGCAGGCGCACGGTGCCGATCGTGTACCGCAGCGCCATGATCCGAACGACGATACCGGGCGCGCCTGTCACGTCGGTCGCCGGCGTCGGTCGCGGGCGACCGGGCGGCAGGCGATGCGCGAGTGCTGACGATGGGGGAGAGTAGAGCGAGTCCACCCTCGAACCGCCGGAGGCCGTCGTTGACGAAGACCATGCGCGTGCGCACCCACCGCAGCGATGAAGAGCTGCCGCGCGACGCCCAACTGGCAGCCGCCATCGCCCGCGTCGCCGCCGACCCGGTCGAGGTCGACGATGCGGTGATCGAGATGATCGTCAACCGGGTCATCGACAACGCCGCCGTCGCCGCTGCATCCCTGTCGAGGCGTCCGGTCGTGTCGGCACGGTCGCAGGCGCTCGCGCACCCGCCGAGCCGCGGAGGCGCGGGAGCCACCGTGTTCGGGGAGCAGCGCGCCGTCCGGGTCTCCCCGGAGTGGGCGGCGTGGGCGAACGGCGTCGCCGTCCGAGAGCTCGACTTCCACGACACCTTCCTCGCCGCCGAGTACTCGCACCCCGCCGACAACATCCCGCCGCTCGTCGCCGTCGCCCAGCACGCGGGACGCACCGGCCGCGACCTGGTGCGTGGGATCGCGACGGGGTACGAGATCCAGATCGATCTCGCCCGCGCCATCAGCCTGCACCGGCACAAGATCGACCACGTCGCCCACCTGGGCCCGAGTGCCGCGGCCGGCATCGGCACCCTGCTCGGCCTCGACGCCGACACGATCTTCCAGGCCGTCGGGCAGGCTCTGCACACCACGACCGCCACGAGGCAGTCCCGCAAGGGCGAGATCTCGAGCTGGAAGGCGCACGCCCCGGCGTTCGCCGGGAAGATGGCCGTCGAAGCGGTCGACCGCGCGATGCGCGGCGAGACCAGCCCGGTGCCGATCTACGAGGGGGAGGACGGCGTCATCGCCTGGCTGCTCGGCGGCCCCGACGCGGCGTACGACGTGCCGCTGCCCGTTCCGGGGGAGGCGAAGCGGGCGATCCTCGACAGCTATACGAAGGAGCACTCGGCCGAGTACCAGGCGCAGGCGTGGATCGACCTGGCGCGCCGCCTCGGCCGCGAGCACCCCGAGCTGCGCGAGCCGGGCGTCATCGTCCGGGTCGTCCTGCACACCTCCCACCACACGCACTTCGTGATCGGCTCGGGCGCCGGAGATCCTCAGAAGTACGACCCGGCCGCGAGCCGCGAGACTCTCGACCACTCGGTGCCCTACATTTTCGCGGTGGCGCTGCAGGACGGCCGCTGGCACCAGGTCGACTCCTACGCCCCCGAGCGTGCGAACCGCCGCGACACCGTCGACCTCTGGCGCCGCATCGAGACCCGCGAGGACCCCGAGTGGACTCGCCGCTACCATTCCGAGGATCCCGCCGAGAAGGCGTTCGGCGGACGCGTCGAGATCGAGCTGCGCGACGGCACCCGCATCGTCGACGAGATCGCGGTGGCGGATGCCCACCCGCAGGGGGCGCGCCCGTTCGCTCGCGACGACTACATCGCGAAGTTCCGCACCCTCGCCGCCGACGCCCTCGACGCCGATGAGATCGAGCGGTTCCTCGACAGGGCGCAGCGCCTGCCCGAGCTGCGCGCCGAGGAGCTCGTCGGCCTCACCATCACCGCGCGACCTGGACTCCTCGACTCGATCCCCGCACCGAAGGGCCTGTTCTGATGCTGCACTCTGCCGTTCCCGCCCACCAGAAGCGGGCCGACTTCCGGGCGGCGCTCGCCTCGGGACGCCTGCTCCGCCTCCCCGGCGCCTTCAACCCGCTCTCCGCGCGACTGGTCGAACGCAAGGGCTTCGACGGCGTCTACATCTCGGGCGCGGTGCTCTCCGCCGATCTCGGCCTGCCCGACATCGGGCTCACCACCCTCTCCGAGGTGGCCGGGCGAGGGGCGCAGATCGCGCGCGTCACCGACCTGCCCGCCCTCATCGACGCCGACACCGGGTTCGGCGAGCCGATGAACATCGCGCGCACGGTGCAGATGATCGAGGACGCCGGCATCGCGGGCCTGCACATCGAGGATCAGGTGAACCCGAAGCGGTGCGGCCACCTCGACGGCAAGCAGGTCGTCGGCCTCGACGTCGCGCTGCGACGCATCAAGGCGGCGGTCGACGCCCGGCGCGATCCCGGCCTGCTCGTCATGGCGCGCACCGACGTGCGGGCCATCGAAGGTCTCGACGCAGCGAAGGACCGCGCGAAGGCCCTCGTCGACGCGGGCGCCGACGCGATCTTCCCCGAGGCGATGACCGACCTCTCCGAGTTCGAGGCCATCCGGCAGGCCGTCGACGTGCCCGTGCTCGCCAACATGACGGAGTTCGGCAAAAGCGCGCTGTTCACCACCGACCAGCTCGCATCGGTGGGCGTGAACATCGTCATCTACCCCGTCTCGCTGCTGCGCATCGCGATGGGAGCCGCCGACCGCGCGCTCGACACCCTCCTCGCCGACGGGACCCTCGAGGCGGAGGTGCCGGCGATGCAGACTCGGACCGACCTCTACGACCTGCTCGACTACGGGTCGTACAGTGCCTTCGACGGCGGAGTGTTCGACTTCAGCCTCGACGGTCACCACCACACCAGGGCCTGACCCGGATCACCTGTTCGAAGGAGCGCGAGAGATGACCGAGATCCGTAAAGGACTGGCGGGCGTCGTCGTCGACACGACGGCGATCTCCAAGGTCAACCCCGACACGAACTCGCTGCTCTACCGGGGCTATCCGGTGCAGCAGCTCGCCGCCCGCTCCTCGCTCGAGGAGGTCGCCTGGCTGCTGTGGCACGGCGAGCTGCCGAGTTCCGACGAGCTCGCCGGGTTTGAGGCGCTCGAACGCTCCGACCGCACGCTCGACCCGCACGTGCTCACCGTGCTCGACGCCCTCCCCGACACCGCGCATCCCATGGACCTGCTGCGCACCGCCGTCAGCGCGATCGGGGCGCTCGACGAGACCCTCGGCGGCGACGGCGACCTGGACAGGGCTCTCAACGAGCGCCGGTCCGTCGCGCTGCTCGCGAAGATCCCGACGATCGTCGCCCTGCTGCAGCGCCGCCGCCGCGGGCTCGAGCCGGTCGCGCCGAGAGACGACCTCGACTACTCCTCGAACTTCCTCTGGATGACCTTCGGCGAGCTTCCCGAGCCCATCGTCATCGACGCCTTCCGCGTGTCGATGGTGCTGTACGCCGAGCACTCCTTCAACGCGTCGACGTTCGCGGCCCGTGTCATCACCTCGACGCTCGCCGACCTCTACTCGGCCGTGACCGGAGCCATCGGTGCGCTGAAGGGCCCCCTGCACGGCGGCGCGAACGAAGCCGTCATGCACACCTTCGAGGAGATCGGCGACGCCGACGGCGTCGATGAGTGGCTCGACGGTGCGCTCGGCGCGAAGCGCAAGATCATGGGGTTCGGCCACCGCGTCTACAAGCACGGCGACAGCCGGGTGCCGACCATGAAGGCGGCTCTCGACACCCTCGTCGATCACTACGATCGCCCCGATGTCGCCGCCCTGTACGACCGGCTCGAGGCCGGCATGCAGGAGCGGAAGCAGATCAAGCCGAACCTCGACTACCCGAGCGGGCCGGCCTACGCGCTGATGGGCTTCGAGACGGAGCTGTTCACCCCGCTCTTCGTCGCCGCCCGCGTCATCGGCTGGACGGCGCACATCATGGAGCAGCTCGAGGCCAACGCGCTCATCCGTCCGCTCAGCGAATACGTGGGGCCCGACGAGCGCTCGCTCTGAACCGGCCTTGTGGGGGAGTAGTCAGCGCCCCCGCAACCGGTCGAGGTCCCGCCGCTCGCGCTTCGTGGGGCGCCCCGCCCCGCGATCCCTCGCGACGACCGCGGGGGCCTCGACGCGCGGCGGCTCGGGCGGCGTCAGATCGGTGAGGCACTCGGCGGCGACGACCGCGCTCACCCGCTTGATCAGCAGGCGCCGCGCGATCACGACGCGTTCCCGGCCGGCGACCCGGATGCGCACCTCGTCGCCGACGCGCACCGGTGCCGCCGCTTTCGCCCGCTCTCCGCGCAGCGTGACATGACCGGCCCGGCAGGCCGCGGTGGCGGCCGCCCTGGTCTTCACCAGTCGCACCGCCCAGAGCCAGCTGTCGACGCGCACCGAGGTCGGTTCCATGCTGGAAGACTAGACAGGTCGCGCCGAGCAGCGGCGGGACGAGCGGGGAGGAACGGCATGAACGCGGACTTCGAGTCGGTCACCGCCGAACCCGGTGTGCTGCCGCGGCGTCCCCTCGGCTCCGGCGACGAGTGGGTCGAGCTGCCCGACGGACGCCGCTTCTGGGGGCGGTTCGGCGCGGCGGGGCTCCTGCTGTCGTCGCCCGCGGGGATCCTTTTGCAGCACCGCGCCGGCTACAGCCACTTCGGCGACACCTGGGGTCTTCCGGGCGGTGCGCGGCACGAGGACGAGTCGGCCATCGCCGGCGCGATCCGCGAGTCAGGAGAGGAGGCGGGGGTCCCCTCCGAGGGTCTGCGCCTGCGCTTCACCAGTCGACTGGACCTCGGGCCCTGGAGCTACACCACGGTCGCCGCAACCATCCGCAGCGTATTCGATCCCGTCATCGGCGACGCCGAGAGTGCGGCACTCGCCTGGGTCCCGCCGCACGCGGTCGCGGGCCTTCCGCTGCACCCCGGCTTCGCCGAGGCGTGGCCGCGGCTACGCCCGGCGCTCGAGGCGAGACCCGTGCTGCTGGTCGACGGAGCGAACGTCGTCGGCAGTCGGCCCGACGGATGGTGGAAGGACCGGGCGGCCGCCGCGACGAGGCTCGCCGAGGCCCTCCAGCGGCTCGCCGGCGTCGGAGTCCCGGCCACCGAGCTGGGGTTGCCGCTCGAGCACTGGTGGCCGCAGATCCGGCTGGTGCTCGAAGGCGAAGCCCGCGCCGCCGACCCCGCCACCCCCGATGTCGTGATCGAACGCGCGCACGACGACGGCGACAGCGCGATCCTCGACTACCTCGGCGGCGAACCGGCGCCCGACGCCGTCCTCGTGACCGCCGATCGTGCGCTCGCCGCCGAGGCGGAGCGACGCGGCGCCCGAATCATGGGCCCCGGTCGCCTCCTCGCGCTGCTCGACGCGAGCTGAGGCTCCGGACGGGCGCCCGCCCGTCCCTGAATGAACCCGCCCCGGACGGACCCCCGCCCTGGACGAACCCGCCTCGGATGGGCACCCGCCCTGGATGAACCCGCCTCGGAGGGGCACCCGCCCTGGATAGGCACCCGCCCCTGGATAGACTCGGTGGCGATGAGCAGCGACGCGCGCGATGGGGAGGCGGCACCCCCCGGCGAGCCGAGCTCGCAGGTCGTCACGCTGCCCAACCTGCTGAGCTTCGTGCGCCTGGCGCTCGTCCCCGTCTTCCTGATCCTGCTGCTCGGCGAGCAGGACGTCGCCGCGCTGCTCGTGCTCGTCTTCTCGAGCGTCACCGACTTCCTCGACGGATGGCTCGCCCGCAAGCTCGGACAGGTCACCCGGCTCGGTCAGCTGCTCGACCCCGCCGCCGACCGGCTGTACATCATCGCCACCGTGCTGGGGCTCGCGATCCGCGAGGTCGTCCCGTGGTGGCTCGTCGCCGTGATCATCGGTCGCGACGTGCTGCTCGTCGTCCTCGGCGTCGTGCTCGCGAATCACGGCTACGGCCCGCTGCCGGTGCACCACCTCGGCAAGGTCGCCACCTTCTGCCTCTTCTACGCGCTCCCGCTCATCGTGCTCGGTCAGGCCTTCCCCGTCCTGCAGCCCTTCGCGGAACCGCTAGCCTGGGCGTTCGCGCTATGGGGGGCGTTCCTCTACTGGTGGGCGGGCATCGTGTATGCCCTGCAGACCGCCAGAGTGGTCGCCGAGAAAGCGGGCGAGTCTCGACCCGTTTCGGATAATGTGGACGGCTGAGGAGGACGCTATGTCGAATGAACGGGCAGACGACGGAGGGATCCGTCGCGGGCAGCCCGGCGCGAGCAGGTCGCATGCGAACGCCGACACCACGGCGTCGTTCGGGGACGACTTCATCGCCGAGGTGGCCTCACTCGAGCAGCGCTCCGGCGCCGAGGAGCAGGCGGCGATCGCCGCGCTCCCGTCCGGGTCGGCTCTCCTCGTGGTGCGTCGCGGACCCAACAGCGGTGCCCGATTCCTGCTCGACGCCGACGTGACGACCGCGGGTCGGCACCCGAGCGCCGACATCTTCCTCGACGACGTCACCGTCTCGCGCAAGCACGCGCAGTTCGTGCGGCACGGCACCGCGTTCGAGGTCAAAGACCTCGGTTCGCTGAACGGCACCTACTACGACGGCGTCCGCATCGACACCGCGCTGCTCTCCGACGGCGCCGAGGTGCAGGTCGGCAAGTTCCGGTTGACCTTCTACGCGTCGCGTCACGACCTCGCCTACACCGCGGCGCACTGACCGTGTCCGCTCTTCCCGCCCGCGACCTGAGGGCAGCGCGAGACGACCGTGCCCCGGCGCCGCAGCTGCTCAACATCGGCCAGCTGCTCGCGAAGCTGAAGCCCGACTTCCCCGACCTGACCTCGTCGAAGGTCCGGTTCCTCGAAGACGAGCGGCTGCTGTCGCCCGCCCGTACCGAGTCCGGCTACCGCAAGTTCTCCGCCCGCGACCTCGAGCGGCTGAAGCTCATCCTCACCCTGCAGCGCGACCAGTACCTGCCGCTCAAGGTGATCCGCAGCTACCTCGCCGACCTCGACGCGGGCCGCTCCCCGTCGTGGCCGGGACGCGCGAACGCCGACGACCAGTCGATGCTCGCCGAGGAGCGTCGGTACACCCGCGACGAGCTGCTCACCGAGGCGGGCGCCACCGCCGCGTTGCTCGACGAAGCCGTGAGCGCATCGCTGCTTCCGGCGGCCGACCTCCACGGCGACGAGTCGCTCGCGGTGCTGAAGGCCCTCACCGAGCTGCGCCGTTACGGTATCGAACCGCGTCACCTGCGTGCGCTGCGCTCGGCGGCCGACCGCGAGGCGGGGCTCATCGAGACGGCGGTGCAGCCCGTGCTGCGCCGACGAGAGCCCGGAAGCCGGGCCAGAGGGGTCGAGCTCGCGTTCGATCTGTCGGCCCAGCTCGACGTCGTGCGAGCCAGTCTCATCCGGGCGGGGCTCTCGAAGCTGAGCGGCTGAGAATCCGCGCCCCGAGCGCGACACGCCGAGGCCCGAATGCGGATGTCGTTGTTCGGGGCACCTCCTCTCGCTACCGTAGAGGAGTCGCACAAGACACCACCGCAGCCAGGAAGGCAGCCCCCTATGAGTGAAATCAGCCGTAGCGAAGATCGCTACGACCTCGGGCTGCTTTTCACCGACGGGCTCCCTGAT from Herbiconiux sp. L3-i23 encodes:
- a CDS encoding cold-shock protein; the protein is MPTGVVKWFNSEKGFGFIAPDDQGPDLFAHYSAIASSGFRTLEENQRVEFEVTPGNKGPQASNIRPL
- a CDS encoding flavin monoamine oxidase family protein; translation: MSLSRRTFLAGAATGFTTLVLAACTPSRPTPSPSTTSPILPPSPVPAPLAVVRSDWAADEFARGSHSFIAAHSSPADRATLREPLQARLYFAGEATSDELPASVDGAAASGIRAAAEVLADAADGERIAVIGAGAAGAASAARLRDYGFQVTVIEARDRTGGRIATREDEAWPVPIELGAGWAPDSGSAVSLRLASLGIGTSAVDGDPLLRTPDGVDAGGSNVGADAIDSAVGWAAGRPDDGTLTESLEGSGAGDLDAGGEPPTALERLDAELLEQVGIARGADADAISSWYGFAEPAAPQAERVTGGYGRYIDDQLEGIDVWLSTPVTAVSYGDNRVSIRLGTGESVSVDRVVLTVPLGVLKGQGITFEPALPFARRAAIADLGFGATDTVWVHFDEAFWETDAVRWSLLGGDAAITEWLNLEPLTGEAVLVGLVDEDRSAALAELDETALAAAVSASLEPFAPLP
- a CDS encoding Pr6Pr family membrane protein codes for the protein MALRYTIGTVRLLAAATGVVALIARFIYGLSFRSFVSVDFFGYLTVQSNMAAVVVTAVAGITALRGRHESATLSAARAAIACFLLVAGIVFALLVSQAPSVGYRIDVPWSDQILHFVLPGFVLVDWLVSPGRKRVGWRLLSLALGYPIVWGIVTIIRGEFVGWYPYFFLDPAQSGYPLTLIVYGAAALALFALVESCLIAASHVAPLGQRELPGGGYRRAALKAGWLRRRAHRSRRRVRAAARTARDSH
- a CDS encoding MmgE/PrpD family protein, with amino-acid sequence MTKTMRVRTHRSDEELPRDAQLAAAIARVAADPVEVDDAVIEMIVNRVIDNAAVAAASLSRRPVVSARSQALAHPPSRGGAGATVFGEQRAVRVSPEWAAWANGVAVRELDFHDTFLAAEYSHPADNIPPLVAVAQHAGRTGRDLVRGIATGYEIQIDLARAISLHRHKIDHVAHLGPSAAAGIGTLLGLDADTIFQAVGQALHTTTATRQSRKGEISSWKAHAPAFAGKMAVEAVDRAMRGETSPVPIYEGEDGVIAWLLGGPDAAYDVPLPVPGEAKRAILDSYTKEHSAEYQAQAWIDLARRLGREHPELREPGVIVRVVLHTSHHTHFVIGSGAGDPQKYDPAASRETLDHSVPYIFAVALQDGRWHQVDSYAPERANRRDTVDLWRRIETREDPEWTRRYHSEDPAEKAFGGRVEIELRDGTRIVDEIAVADAHPQGARPFARDDYIAKFRTLAADALDADEIERFLDRAQRLPELRAEELVGLTITARPGLLDSIPAPKGLF
- the prpB gene encoding methylisocitrate lyase, with the protein product MLHSAVPAHQKRADFRAALASGRLLRLPGAFNPLSARLVERKGFDGVYISGAVLSADLGLPDIGLTTLSEVAGRGAQIARVTDLPALIDADTGFGEPMNIARTVQMIEDAGIAGLHIEDQVNPKRCGHLDGKQVVGLDVALRRIKAAVDARRDPGLLVMARTDVRAIEGLDAAKDRAKALVDAGADAIFPEAMTDLSEFEAIRQAVDVPVLANMTEFGKSALFTTDQLASVGVNIVIYPVSLLRIAMGAADRALDTLLADGTLEAEVPAMQTRTDLYDLLDYGSYSAFDGGVFDFSLDGHHHTRA
- a CDS encoding bifunctional 2-methylcitrate synthase/citrate synthase; this encodes MTEIRKGLAGVVVDTTAISKVNPDTNSLLYRGYPVQQLAARSSLEEVAWLLWHGELPSSDELAGFEALERSDRTLDPHVLTVLDALPDTAHPMDLLRTAVSAIGALDETLGGDGDLDRALNERRSVALLAKIPTIVALLQRRRRGLEPVAPRDDLDYSSNFLWMTFGELPEPIVIDAFRVSMVLYAEHSFNASTFAARVITSTLADLYSAVTGAIGALKGPLHGGANEAVMHTFEEIGDADGVDEWLDGALGAKRKIMGFGHRVYKHGDSRVPTMKAALDTLVDHYDRPDVAALYDRLEAGMQERKQIKPNLDYPSGPAYALMGFETELFTPLFVAARVIGWTAHIMEQLEANALIRPLSEYVGPDERSL
- a CDS encoding RNA-binding S4 domain-containing protein, whose amino-acid sequence is MEPTSVRVDSWLWAVRLVKTRAAATAACRAGHVTLRGERAKAAAPVRVGDEVRIRVAGRERVVIARRLLIKRVSAVVAAECLTDLTPPEPPRVEAPAVVARDRGAGRPTKRERRDLDRLRGR
- a CDS encoding NUDIX domain-containing protein — protein: MNADFESVTAEPGVLPRRPLGSGDEWVELPDGRRFWGRFGAAGLLLSSPAGILLQHRAGYSHFGDTWGLPGGARHEDESAIAGAIRESGEEAGVPSEGLRLRFTSRLDLGPWSYTTVAATIRSVFDPVIGDAESAALAWVPPHAVAGLPLHPGFAEAWPRLRPALEARPVLLVDGANVVGSRPDGWWKDRAAAATRLAEALQRLAGVGVPATELGLPLEHWWPQIRLVLEGEARAADPATPDVVIERAHDDGDSAILDYLGGEPAPDAVLVTADRALAAEAERRGARIMGPGRLLALLDAS
- a CDS encoding CDP-alcohol phosphatidyltransferase family protein — encoded protein: MSSDARDGEAAPPGEPSSQVVTLPNLLSFVRLALVPVFLILLLGEQDVAALLVLVFSSVTDFLDGWLARKLGQVTRLGQLLDPAADRLYIIATVLGLAIREVVPWWLVAVIIGRDVLLVVLGVVLANHGYGPLPVHHLGKVATFCLFYALPLIVLGQAFPVLQPFAEPLAWAFALWGAFLYWWAGIVYALQTARVVAEKAGESRPVSDNVDG
- a CDS encoding FHA domain-containing protein → MSNERADDGGIRRGQPGASRSHANADTTASFGDDFIAEVASLEQRSGAEEQAAIAALPSGSALLVVRRGPNSGARFLLDADVTTAGRHPSADIFLDDVTVSRKHAQFVRHGTAFEVKDLGSLNGTYYDGVRIDTALLSDGAEVQVGKFRLTFYASRHDLAYTAAH
- a CDS encoding MerR family transcriptional regulator, translated to MSALPARDLRAARDDRAPAPQLLNIGQLLAKLKPDFPDLTSSKVRFLEDERLLSPARTESGYRKFSARDLERLKLILTLQRDQYLPLKVIRSYLADLDAGRSPSWPGRANADDQSMLAEERRYTRDELLTEAGATAALLDEAVSASLLPAADLHGDESLAVLKALTELRRYGIEPRHLRALRSAADREAGLIETAVQPVLRRREPGSRARGVELAFDLSAQLDVVRASLIRAGLSKLSG